The Oreochromis niloticus isolate F11D_XX linkage group LG13, O_niloticus_UMD_NMBU, whole genome shotgun sequence genome has a window encoding:
- the lrrfip2 gene encoding leucine-rich repeat flightless-interacting protein 2 isoform X16, whose amino-acid sequence MSSSTNMGTQGTGRKRAPLKDRFSAEDDALNSIAREAEARLAAKRAARAEARDIRMRELERQQKELDEKCDKQYSDYSRPSSRCATPGLSAATLASLGGTSSRRGSTDASSAYDPDTSLSELRESLTEVEEKYKKAMVSNAQLDNDKANLIYQVDTLKDVIEEMEEQMSEMKRELEEKSKDLERQKHTCTVLQHKQEELKEGIRQRDELIEQHGLVIIPDGTPNGDVNHESPSSGITLVSQEAAQVLESAGEGPLDVRLRKLAEEKDELLAQIRKLKNQLEEEKQKHSKVDISYTDGERMENGTDLHFIEMQRDANRQISEYKFKLSKAEQEMGTMEQNINRLEGQVSRYKAAADNAEKVEDELKAEKRKLQRELRTALDKMEEMEMTNNHLVKRLEKMKANRNALLSQQ is encoded by the exons ATGAGTTCCAGTACTAACATGGGGACACAAGGCACTGGTAGAAAGCGTGCTCCTCTAAAAGATCGGTTCTCAGCAGAGGATGATGCGCTGAATAGCATTGCTCGTGAG GCGGAGGCGAGGCTGGCAGCAAAGAGGGCGGCTCGGGCAGAGGCAAGAGACATCCGAATGAGGGAACTTGAACGGCAACAGAAAGAG CTGGATGAAAAATGTGACAAGCAGTATTCAGATTATAGTCGC CCATCCTCCCGCTGTGCCACCCCAGGCCTCTCGGCAGCCACCCTGGCATCACTGGGTGGTACCTCATCACGTCGAGGTAGCACAGACGCCAGTAGCGCCTACGACCCCGACACCAGTCTGAGTGAACTTAGG GAGTCACTCACAGAGGTAGAGGAGAAGTACAAGAAAGCCATGGTATCGAATGCACAGCTGGACAACGACAAAGCCAACCTCATCTATCAAGTGGACACACTCAAGGATGTCATAGAGGAGATGGAGGAGCAAATGTCAGAGATGAAGAGGGAGCTGGAAGAAAAGTCAAAG GATCtagaaagacaaaaacacacatgtacagtTCTCCAACATAAACAAGAAGAACTGAAAGAGGGAATCCGCCAGAGAGATGAGCTTATAGAG CAACATGGGCTGGTCATCATCCCAGATGGTACACCAAACGGAGATGTCAACCATGAGTCTCCGTCCTCAGGGATCACTTTGGTCTCCCAGGAGGCCGCCCAGGTGCTGGAGTCTGCAGGAGAGGGTCCACTGG ATGTCAGGCTACGGAAGTTGGCAGAGGAGAAGGACGAACTTTTGGCTCAGATCAGGAAACTGAAGAatcagctggaggaggagaaacaGAAACACTCAAAGGTGGACATTTCGTACACAGATGGGGAGAGGATGGAAAACGGTACAGACCTGCACTTTATTGAAATGCAGA GAGATGCCAACCGACAGATTAGTGAATACAAATTCAAGCTTTCAAAAGCAGAACAGGAAATGGGTACAATGGAACAAAAT ATTAACAGACTTGAAGGGCAAGTGTCCCGGTACAAGGCAGCGGCAGATAATGCAGAGAAAGTCGAGGACGAACTTAAAGCAGAAAAACGTAAACTTCAAAGAGAG CTGCGCACAGCTTTAGATAAGATGGAGGAGATGGAGATGACCAACAACCATCTAGTAAAGCGCCTTGAGAAGATGAAGGCCAACAGGAATGCCCTTCTGTCACAGCAATGA